Below is a genomic region from Bordetella pertussis 18323.
GCCAGGAAGCGGCCCAGCCATTTGCGCACAGTCGGCGCGGTGACCCCATAGGCGCGGGCCGCTTCAGGCACACAAACTTGATGGGCGATCAATTGCTGGACCATTTCGAGTCGACGTAGGAAGGTCAATCGGGCATGCTTATGGGTGTTCATCCGGCCGGGCTCCTTGAGTGAACTGGGGGGGTGGCGATTTCCAGTTTCTCAAATCCGGTTCGGATGAACCATGCATACAACCTATTGAATCTTCACAGGTAGCCGGGCGTGTATTCGACCACGCGCACCCGGATGTCGCCGAACTGGCGGGTGCGCCACAGCGCCTTGCCGGATTCGCCCGGATGTTCGGTCTCGGGCACGGTCGACCAGTCGGTGGTGCCGAAGGGGATGTCGTGCATTTTCATGGGCATCAAGTCCTTTGCGATGAGAGGGGATTCAGGCCGGGGCATCGCCGGACGCGGGCACGCGCAACACGAGGTCGGTGGCGCCCATGTCGATGCCGGCTTGCGACAGCAGGGTGGTGGCCTGGCCGCGGTGGTGGGTCTGGTGGTTGAAGAAGTGCAGGACCAGGCCGCCGAACGGGCGCCGCGCGGCTTCGCCGGCCAGGCTGGTGTACGCCAGTTCGCAGGCCAGGTCGTCCGGGCGCAATTGCGCGGCCCAGTCGACGATGCACCGGTCCAGCCAGGCGCGGTGCGCGGCCAGCGGCCCCAGCGCCGGGTAGAGGACCTCGTCCAGCCGCGCCGGGGTGGGCAGCGCCAGCACGGGCTGCAGGGCGGCCGGGCGCGCGGGGTGCGCGGCGAAGCGCTGCAGCCAGACGCGGTCGCTCACCGCCACGTGGTTGAGCGTGCCCAGCAGCGAGCCGAAGTAGGCGCCGCGCTCGCGGGCCAGCTCGTCCGGCGGCAATTGCGCGGCACAGGCATACAGGCGCTGGTTCATCCACTGGTTGTAGTCGGCGAGCAACTGCAGGTCGGCGGGGGTGGGCATGCGGGCTCCGGAGGGTGTTCAGGCGCTCAGCTTCTTCTGCCAGAACATGGCGCGGCCGGTATCGGCCGCCAGTTCGTAGCCGGCGTAGCCGAGGCGGCGGTACAGCGCCTGGGCGCGCGTATTGCCTTCCAGCACCTCCAGTGTCACCTTGCAGCAGTCCAGCCGCGCCGCCAGGGCTTCGAGCGCCTCCAGCAGGCGCGTGCCCACGCCCTGGCCGCGGAAGCGTTCGGCCACCGCCAGGTCGTGCAGGTTGAGCAGGGGGCGGCAGGCAAAGGTGGAAAAGCCTTCGATGCAGATGGCCAGCCCGGCCGGCTCGCCGTCCTGCCAGGCCAGCAGCGCGCGGGCATGGGGCCGGCGCGCCAGCTCGGCCACCAGGTTGGCGCGCGCATGGGCCGACAGCGGTTCGCCGCCGCCCATGGGGCCGCGGGCGTACTCGTCGAGCAGGGCGATGATGGCCCGGGCATGGGCGGCGTCGTTGAAATCGGCTTCGATGATTTCCAGCACGGAGTGTCCTGTAGGGATGCGTGAATGCGGCGCGCAGCGCGCAAACGATCATTATGCCGCGCCCGTTCGGGGCCTTTGCGCCGGCGCATTGAAAAAAGGGGTGCCAGCGCCTATCTTTAACCTATTCGACCGGCCGCGGCGCGTACCCGGCCGTCCCATCCCCTACGAGGCCGGAATATGGAGTTCAAGGACTACTACAAGATTCTCGGCGTGCAGAGCGACGCCCCCGAAGACGAGATCCGGCGCGCCTATCGCAAGCTGGCGCGCAAATACCATCCGGACGTCAGCAAGGAAAGCGACGCGGAAACGCGCATGCGCGACGTCAACGAAGCCTACGACGTGCTGGGCAACCAGGAGAAGCGGCAGGCCTACGACAACCTGGCCGCCGGCGTGGCGCCCGACGGCGGATTCCAGCCGCCGCCAGGCTGGGACCAGGGCTTCGAGTTCCACTACGCGCGCGATGGCGAGGGCGACCAGCAGTTCAGCGATTTCTTCTCGTCGCTGTTCGGCGGCCAGGCGCGCCGCCGCGCCGCGCAGCAGGATTTCCGCGCGCGCGGCGAAGACCACCACGCCGCCATCGAGGTCGATCTCGAAGACGCGCTGCGCGGCGCCACGCGCGACATCAGCCTGCGTTCCATGCAGCCCGACGAGCACGGCCAGCCGCAGGTGCGCACGCGCACGCTGAGCGTGCGCATCCCGGCCGGCGTGCGCGAGGGCCAGTACATCCGCCTGGCCGGGCAGGGCATGCCCGGCTACGGCGGCGCCGAGAACGGCGACCTGTACCTGGAGGTGCGCTTCAAGCCGCATCCGCGCTACCGCGCCGAGGGCCGCGATCTCTACATGAACCTGCCGGTGGCGCCCTGGGAGGCGGCGCTGGGCGCGCAGGTCGAGGCCCCCACGCCGGGCGGCGCGGTCGAGGTCGCGGTGCCGCCCGGTTCGCGCAATGGCCGCAAGCTGCGGCTGCGCGGCCGCGGCATTCCGGGCGACCCGCCCGGCGATCTGTACCTGGTGCTGGACCTGGTGCTGCCGCCGGCCGATTCCGAGGCCGCGCGCGAGGCGTACCGCAAGATGGCGCAAGACCTGGCGTTCGATCCGCGCCGCAATTTGGGAGTCTGAACATGAGCAAAATCGTGGTGACCCAGGCGACCGTGATCGGCAAGACGCGCGCATTGAGCGCCGAGGAACTGGCCCATGCCTGCGACGCGGAAGTCGAGTGGGTGGCGCGCCTGGTCGAAGTGGGCATCGTGCCGGCGCGTGGCCGCCAGCCTGCCGAATGGCGCTTCTACAGCCTGGACCTGCGGCGCGCCCGCGAGGCGCGCCGCCTGGAGCGCGACATGGGCGCCGGGCTGGATGCCGCCGCGCTGATCCTCGACCTGTGCCAGGAAGTGCGCCAGTTGAAGGCGCGGCTGCGCGCGCTGGGCGAGCCGCCGGCATAGGCCTGCGTACAATCGTCAATCCGTCACTCTCTTGCTACCCATGCCATGCGCAGCAAGCCTATTGACGCGCCCGGCACGCCGGGCGCGCCCGTTTCCGCCGGCCTGAAGGCCTGCGTCCCCGTCATGATCGGCTACTTCCCGGTGGCCGTGGCCTTCGGCATCGCGGGGCTGGCCGCCGGCCTGCAGCCCTTGCAGGTCATCCTGATTTCGGTGTTCGTCTACGCGGGCGCCAGCCAGTTCCTGCTGCTGGCCTCGATCAAGGCCGGCACGCCCTGGCTGTGGGTCGTGGCGCTGTGCTCGCTGCTCAATGCGCGCCACCTGCTGTACGGCCCCTTGCTGGCGCGTTTCCTGCCCGAGTCCTTGCGCGAGCGGCTGAGGATCGCCTTCCTGTTGACCGACGAGGTGTTCGCCACGGCCTTCAACCGCCTGGGCGCGGTCGAACCGGCCAGCCGCGGGCGCTGGATCACCGGGCTGGGCCTGGGCGCCTGGGCGACCTGGATCGCCGGCACCGCGGTCGGCGTCTATGCGGGCGAAGGGCTGGAGCGCCATTACCCGGTGCTGTCGCAGGTCATGCGTTTTGCGCTGCCGGCGCTGTTCCTGGCGCTGGTGTGCCAGAGCATGCAGCCCGGCATGCGGCGGCCGGTGCTGGCCGCGCTGGTGGTGGGCGGCGCGCTGGCGGCGGCCGCCATGGCGGTGATCACTTTTCTCACGCGCGCGCTGCCGTTCATGCTGTCGACGCGCAGCTGCCTGTTGCGGCGCCTGTCGGAGGAAGGTTCGGCGCTCGCGGCGCTGGGGCCGTCGCTGCTGGCCGGCATCGCCGCGGCGGTGATCGTGCCCGACCTGGTCGGCGCGCAGGCCGTGGACGGGCGCGGCGCCTACATAGGCGGCCTGGTGGTCACCGCCGTGGCCGCCCGGCTGGTGGGCAACAGCGGCGCGGCGGTGATCCTGGGACTGGCCGGTTACGGCCTGCTGCTGGCGCTGGGCCTGTAGACGGCCCGGGCGCGCGCGGCCTACGCGGCGAGCAGCGTGCCCACCCAGAACAGGCCGGCCGACAGCAGCATCGAGGCCGGCAGCGTCAGCACCCAGGCCATCAGGATGGTGCGCACGGTGCCGCCCTGCAGGCCGCTGTTGTTGGCGACCATGGTGCCGGCCACGCCGGACGACAGCACGTGGGTGGTCGAGACCGGCAGGCTGAACACGTTGGCCAGGCCGATGGCGCCGACCGCGGTGACCTGGGCCGCCATGCCCTGGGCGTAGGTCATGCCCTGCTTGCCGATTTTCTCGCCCACGGTCAGCACCACGCGGCGCCAGCCCACCATGGTGCCGATGCCCAGCGCCAGCGCCACCGCCACGATGACCCACAGCGGCGCGTATTCGGTGGTGGTGGTGAGATCGCCGCGCAATCGCTGCAAGTCGGCGCGCTCGCGCGCCGGCAGGCCTTCCAGCCGCGCGACCTTCTTGGCCGTGTCGTCCAGGCACAGCAGGTAGCGCCGCACATCGATGCGCTTGTCGGCCGAGAGATCGGCGTAGTTGGTCACGCCGCGCAGGTCGTCCTGCAGGGCGGCGATGGTGGGCATGGTTAGCTTGGGATCGCAGCGGAACGTCTTGGGCAGGTCGGCGCCGTTGCCGCCGCGCGACAGGGCCAGGAACTCGCCCAGCGTGGCTTCGTTGCGGTGGTAGAACGCGCTCAGGTGGCTGGCGGCATCGCGGGTGCGGTCGATCTGGTAGGTGGTGCTGTTGACGTCGAGCACGAACTTGGCGGGCACGATGCCGATCAGCACCAGCATGATCAGCCCGATGCCTTTCTGGCCGTCGTTGGAACCGTGCACGAAGCTGACGCCCATGGCCGACAGGACCAGCACCAGGCGGTTCCAGAAGGGCGGGTGTTTCTTGGCGTCGATGGCGCGGCGCTGCTCGGGCGTCTTGTGCATTTTCGACAGCGGCAGCCAGCGCTTGAGCAGCAGCAGGATGCCGCCGGCCACCATGAACCCGGCCACCGGCGAGACCACCAGCGACAGGCCGATATCGATCGCCTTGCCCCAGTTCACGCCTTCGGCCAGCGAGATGTCGGTCAGCAAGGCGTTGGCCATGCCCACGCCCAGGATCGAGCCGATCAGGGTGTGCGAGCTGGAGGCCGGGATGCCGAAATACCAGGTGCCCAGGTTCCAGGCGATGGCCGCCGACAGCATGGCGAAGACCATGGCCAGGCCGCGCCCGGTATCGACGTTGATCAGCAGTTCGACCGGCAGCAGGTGCACGATGGCGTAGGCCACGCCCACCCCGCCCAGCAGCACGCCGAGGAAGTTGAAGATGCCGGAGAGAATGACGGCCAGGTGCGGCGGCATGGCCTTGGTGTAGATGACCGTGGCCACCGCATTGGCGGTGTCGTGAAAGCCGTTGATGAATTCGAAGGCGAGAACGAATGTCAACGCCAGGACGAGGCTGAGACCTACCCAGAGGTCTAGGCCGGAGAAAAGGTGGAGCATGGGAGCCAGGAGAGGGGTGTCGTGTGGCGGAATTATTGCAGATTTGTGACCCGCCCCGGGCGCGCCGCGCGGCGCGTTAGAATGCCGCGAGAGATCCTCCGGCGCGGCCGTCCCGGGGCCGGCCTGCGGCGGCCCGGCCCGCGCGGCCCGTTCCGTTCCCCCGCCGCCGCCCGCGATACCCGCCATGTCCACGTCTACCTCCCCTTCGGCCCCGCTTGTCCGCAGCCATCCCGACGAACTGCTCATCGGCCTGGTGTCGATTTCCGATCGCGCTTCCACCGGGGTCTACCAGGACCAGGGCCTGCCGTCGCTGCGCGACTGGCTGGGCACGGCCCTGACTTCGCCCTGGCAGGCCGTCGAGCGCCTGATTCCCGACGAACCCGCCGCCATTTCGGCCGCGATGGTCGACCTGGTGGACGGCTGCGGCTGCGACCTGGTGCTGACCACCGGCGGCACCGGCCCGGCGCGGCGCGACTGCACGCCGGAAGCGACCCTGGCCGTGGCCACCAAGGAGATGCCCGGGTTCGGCGAGCAGATGCGCCAGATCAGCCTGCGCTTCGTGCCCACCGCCATCCTGTCGCGCCAGGTGGCGGTGATCCGCGAGACGGCCGGTCATGCCGCGCTGATCATCAATCTGCCCGGCCAGCCCAAGGCGATCCGCGAAACGCTGGAGGGCTTGAAGGACGCCGACGGCGCCGTGCTGGCGGCGGGCGTGTTCGCCGCCGTGCCCTATTGCATCGACCTGATCGGCGGGCCGTACGCCGAAACCGATCCGGCCGTGATCAAGGCGTTCCGGCCCAAGTCGGCGCTGCGCCAGCCCGCCGCCCGGCAATAGGGCGTGCGCTATAGTGGGCGCGCCGTTTTTCAGATTTTCAGGAAGAAGCCTCGATGAAAGCCCGTTTTGCACTGCTGGCCCTGGGCCTGGCGCTGGCCGGTTGCGCCAATGTGAAGGATATCCGTGACCGCGAGCCGGCCTTCTACGGCTCGCCCCAGCGTTCCGCCCAGGAGTACGCGGCCTGCGTCAGCGCGGCCTGGAAGGGGCTGGGCGTGCCGGTCGAGCAGCGCGAGATCCGCAACGGCTATGAGCTAGTGTCGCGCGGTAGCCTGGGCGTGGATGCGGTGCTGACCACCACCACCTGGCAGGGCAAGACCGACGCAAGCCTGTCGACCCGCCTGCCGCAAAGCGGCCAGCAGCTGGTCGACGCCGCCAACCTGTGCCTGTGAGCGCGGCCGCCCGCCTGTGGCGCGGCGCCTGGCTGGCGCTGGCCCTGCTGGCCGCCCAGGGCGCGCAGGCACAGGGCTACATCAGCCGCAAGCTGAGCGCGCCGGTGCCCGGCGGGGTGGCCGTGGTGGACCTGGGGCAGGCCGCCCAGGCGCCGGAGGTCACGTACCGCGGCCGTCCCGTCATGGTGCTGCGCGAAGCCGACGGCCCGTGGATCGCCGTGGTCGGCATTCCGCTGGCGGCCAGGCCCGGCAGCGAGGCGATCTCGGTGCGGGGTTCCGGCGGCGCGGTGCGCAGCATTGCATTCGATATCGGCGCCAAAAAGTACACGGCCCAGCACATCAAGCTGAAGAACCAGCGGCAGGTCACGCCCAATCCGGACGACCTCAAGCGCATCGAGCGCGAACTGGCCGAGCAGACGGACGCCTATCGCATCTTCCGGGCCGGCGTCACGCCCAGCAACGTGCTGCTGGACCGCCCGGTGCCGGGCCGGCTGTCCAGCCCGTTCGGCCTGCGGCGCTTTTTCAACGGCCAGGAGCGCAACCCGCATTCCGGGCTGGATTTCGCCGTCGCCGCGGGCACGCCGATCAAGGCGCCGGCGGCCGGGCGCGTCGTGCTGGTGGGCGATTACTTCTTCAACGGCAGGACGGTGTTCGTCGACCACGGGCAGGGCTTCATCAGCATGTTCTGCCACATGTCGGAGATCGACGTGAAGGTGGGCGACGAAGTGCCGCGCGGCGGGGTGGTGGGCAAGGTGGGCGCCACCGGGCGCGCCACCGGGCCGCATCTGCACTGGAACATCAGCCTGAACGACGCGCGCGTCGATCCGGCCATCTTCATCGGGGCGTTCAAGCCCTAGGCGCGGGCAGGGCCGCTCAGGCGGTCTGCTCCAGCTCGGCCAGCAACTGGCGGTGCAGGCGTTCGGCGTATTGCAGTTCGTGGATGGCCTGCTGGTGCAATTGCTGCTGCTCGTCCAGGCAGTTGTCGTACTTGACCTGGGCCTGGGCGTAGGTGAGGCCGGTGTTGCGCAGGCTGTTGATGAATGCCTCGCGCGAGCGGCGCAGCAGGCGCAGGCCGTCCTCGCCGAGGCCGAACGCGCGCCGGGCGCTGTTCAGCCGGTCGGCGGCGTCTCGCAGGGTTTCATGCTTGTCCGTCATGGCGCCATTTTTTCATGTCTGGCGCTTTGCTGCACGACGGCAGGCGGGCCGGTATGCAACGGCCCGCGGGAAATCAGCGGCGGTGCTGCGGCGGACGGCTGGGCGGGCCCGAGCGCTCGTCCTTGTGGCGGAAGTTGATACGGCCCTTGGTCAGGTCGTAGGGGGACATTTCCAGCGTCACGCGGTCGCCGGCCAGGATGCGGATGCGGTGCTTGCGCATGCGGCCAGACGCGTAGGCGCCGACTTCGATGCCGTTGTCCAGTTTGACGCGATAGCGGCTGTCGGGCAGCACTTCGTCCACGATGCCATTCAGTTCGATCAGTTCTTCTTTCGCCATCAGGTACTCCTCGTCAAAGGCGGGCGCCGGTGGGCGCCATATGCGTAAGGCTCCCGCGCGGCGGCGCAGGCCGGTCCGACTGGCACGGGTACGGGCCACGAGAAGCCCCGGCAGGGGCACGATAGGCAGGTACTCACGCCGCTAGGTGTGAAGATTCAATAGGTTGTATGCATGGTTCATCCGAACCGGATTTGAGAAACTGGAAATCGCCACCCCCCCAGTTCACTCAAGGAGCCCGGCCGGATGAACACCCATAAGCATGCCCGATTGACCTTCCTACGTCGACTCGAAATGGTCCAGCAATTGATCGCCCATCAAGTTTGTGTGCCTGAAGCGGCCCGCGCCTATGGGGTCACCGCGCCGACTGTGCGCAAATGGCTGGGCCGCTTCCTGGCTCAGGGCCAGGCGGGCTTGGCCGATGCGTCCTCGCGCCCGACGGTCTCGCCCCGAGCGATTGCGCCGGCCAAGGCGCTGGCTATCGTGGAGCTGCGCCGCAAGCGGCTGACCCAAGCGCGCATCGCCCAGGCGCTGGGCGTGTCAGCCAGCACCGTCAGCCGCGTCCTGGCCCGCGCCGGTCTGTCGCACCTGGCCGACCTGGAGCCGGCCGAGCCGGTGGTGCGCTACGAGCATCAGGCCCCCGGCGATCTGCTGCACATCGACATCAAGAAGCTGGGACGTATCCAGCGCCCTGGCCACCGGGTCACGGGCAACCGACGCGATACCGTTGAGGGGGCCGGCTGGGACTTCGTCTTCGTGGCCATCGATGACCACGCCCGCGTGGCCTTCACCGACATCCACCCCGACGAGCGCTTCCCCAGCGCCGTCCAGTTCCTCAAGGACGCAGTGGCCTACTACCAGCGCCTGGGCGTGACCATCCAGCGCTTGCTCACCGACAATGGCTCGGCCTTTCGCAGCCGCGCCTTCGCCGCGCTGTGCCATGAGCTGGGCATCAAGCACCGCTTTACCCGACCTTACCGCCCACAGACCAATGGCAAGGCCGAACGCTTCATCCAGTCGGCCTTGCGTGAGTGGGCTTACGCTCACACCTACCAGAACTCCCAACACCGAGCCGATGCCATGAAATCCTGGCTACACCACTACAACTGGCATCGACCCCACCAAGGCATCGGGCGCGCTGTACCCATCTCCAGACTCAACCTGGACGAATACAACCTATTGACAGTTCACAGCTAGCCGCGCTGGCGCGCCAGGTGGCGGTACAGCGTGCTGCGATGGATGCCGAGTTCGTGCGCGGCCCCGGCGATATTGCCGCCGTGGCGGGCCAGGGCCTGGTCGATCCGGTGCAGGCCGGCGTCGCGCAGCGTGGCGGCCGCGGGCGGGGCCACCACGCTCGGGGGCGGCGCGGCGCCGTCGGCCGCGTGGACGGCGGGCGCGGCGATGGCGGCGGGCAGGTGGTGGCGATGGATCAGGCTGCCGGGCGGATGGAACAGCGCCAGCGTGCGCAGCACCGAGCGCAGCTGCCGGTAGTTGCCCGGCCACGCATAGGCGGCCAGCGCGTCGAGGGCGTCGTCGGCCAGCGTCAGGCCGGCGGGCGTGTCGTCCAGCGCGCGCAAGGCGGCGCAGATAAAGGGGCGCAGATCGTCGCGCTCGCGCAGCCGCGGCAAGGGGACCGCATAGTCGTGCAGGCGGTAATAGAGGTCGGCGCGGAACTCGCCGGCGGCGATCATGGCGTCCAGGTCGCGGTGGGTGGCGCTGACCAGGCCGAAGTTGACCGGCACCGCCTTGTCGGCGCCCAGCGGCTGCACCATGCGCTCCTGCAGGGCGCGCAGCAGGCGGGTCTGCAGGGCCAGCGGCATGTCGCCGATTTCGTCCAGGAACAGCACGCCGCCGTCGGCTTCGCGCAGCCGGCCGCGCGCGCCCAGCCGCCGCGCGCCGGTATAGGCGCCCGGCTCGTAGCCGAACAGTTCGGCCTCGATCAGGCTTTCGGGCAGGGCGCCGCAATTGACGGCGACGAATGGACCGTCGCGCCAGATGCTGCGGCGGTACAGGTGCTGTGCGTAGACTTCCTTGCCGGCGCCGGTTTCGCCTTGCAGCAGCACCGACAGGCCGCCGTCGAGCGCGCGCCGGGCGCGTTCGAAGCCGGCCTGCAGCGCCGGCGCCAGCGCCGGCAGCGTTTCCTCGGGCGCCTGTGCCGGCATGGCGCGCGGCGGGCGCGGCGGCGCGGGCAGCGAGCGCGCATGCCCGCCCTGGCGCAGCACGGCATGGAAGGGTGCGCCTTGCGGCGTATGGACGCGGCCGGGCGTGCGCGCGACGGCGCGCCAATCGACCAGCCAGCCGTCCAGCGGCTGGTCCAGCAGCGCGGGCCAGGTGGCGCCCAGCAGCGCGACGGCGGCATCGTTGGCGCCGACGATGCGTTCGTCCTCGATCAGCAGCAGCCCACGTTCGACCGAATCGAGCAGCGAGGCCTGCTTGTGGAAGACCAGGTACAGGCAGCGCTCGCCGGCCTGC
It encodes:
- a CDS encoding DnaJ C-terminal domain-containing protein, with product MEFKDYYKILGVQSDAPEDEIRRAYRKLARKYHPDVSKESDAETRMRDVNEAYDVLGNQEKRQAYDNLAAGVAPDGGFQPPPGWDQGFEFHYARDGEGDQQFSDFFSSLFGGQARRRAAQQDFRARGEDHHAAIEVDLEDALRGATRDISLRSMQPDEHGQPQVRTRTLSVRIPAGVREGQYIRLAGQGMPGYGGAENGDLYLEVRFKPHPRYRAEGRDLYMNLPVAPWEAALGAQVEAPTPGGAVEVAVPPGSRNGRKLRLRGRGIPGDPPGDLYLVLDLVLPPADSEAAREAYRKMAQDLAFDPRRNLGV
- a CDS encoding sigma-54-dependent Fis family transcriptional regulator — translated: MPGYQLSASGQHLPSTQAAAPIVRSWERCASAAADLHDDPVALRHGDLQERLEQHACVLRAAQPEIETLAGMVASASSLVLLADASGVILQASGNTGFLQRADHVALRPGVSWAENHRGTNAIGTALIEAAALRVHGAEHFLRRNQILSCHAAPIRSPRGEILGVLDISGDAGRMHAYALSLASMCARQVANRVIEQAGERCLYLVFHKQASLLDSVERGLLLIEDERIVGANDAAVALLGATWPALLDQPLDGWLVDWRAVARTPGRVHTPQGAPFHAVLRQGGHARSLPAPPRPPRAMPAQAPEETLPALAPALQAGFERARRALDGGLSVLLQGETGAGKEVYAQHLYRRSIWRDGPFVAVNCGALPESLIEAELFGYEPGAYTGARRLGARGRLREADGGVLFLDEIGDMPLALQTRLLRALQERMVQPLGADKAVPVNFGLVSATHRDLDAMIAAGEFRADLYYRLHDYAVPLPRLRERDDLRPFICAALRALDDTPAGLTLADDALDALAAYAWPGNYRQLRSVLRTLALFHPPGSLIHRHHLPAAIAAPAVHAADGAAPPPSVVAPPAAATLRDAGLHRIDQALARHGGNIAGAAHELGIHRSTLYRHLARQRG
- a CDS encoding DinB family protein; protein product: MPTPADLQLLADYNQWMNQRLYACAAQLPPDELARERGAYFGSLLGTLNHVAVSDRVWLQRFAAHPARPAALQPVLALPTPARLDEVLYPALGPLAAHRAWLDRCIVDWAAQLRPDDLACELAYTSLAGEAARRPFGGLVLHFFNHQTHHRGQATTLLSQAGIDMGATDLVLRVPASGDAPA
- a CDS encoding AzlD domain-containing protein; amino-acid sequence: MRRPVLAALVVGGALAAAAMAVITFLTRALPFMLSTRSCLLRRLSEEGSALAALGPSLLAGIAAAVIVPDLVGAQAVDGRGAYIGGLVVTAVAARLVGNSGAAVILGLAGYGLLLALGL
- a CDS encoding IS481-like element IS481 family transposase yields the protein MNTHKHARLTFLRRLEMVQQLIAHQVCVPEAARAYGVTAPTVRKWLGRFLAQGQAGLADASSRPTVSPRAIAPAKALAIVELRRKRLTQARIAQALGVSASTVSRVLARAGLSHLADLEPAEPVVRYEHQAPGDLLHIDIKKLGRIQRPGHRVTGNRRDTVEGAGWDFVFVAIDDHARVAFTDIHPDERFPSAVQFLKDAVAYYQRLGVTIQRLLTDNGSAFRSRAFAALCHELGIKHRFTRPYRPQTNGKAERFIQSALREWAYAHTYQNSQHRADAMKSWLHHYNWHRPHQGIGRAVPISRLNLDEYNLLTVHS
- a CDS encoding GNAT family N-acetyltransferase, with the protein product MLEIIEADFNDAAHARAIIALLDEYARGPMGGGEPLSAHARANLVAELARRPHARALLAWQDGEPAGLAICIEGFSTFACRPLLNLHDLAVAERFRGQGVGTRLLEALEALAARLDCCKVTLEVLEGNTRAQALYRRLGYAGYELAADTGRAMFWQKKLSA
- the mog gene encoding molybdopterin adenylyltransferase; this encodes MSTSTSPSAPLVRSHPDELLIGLVSISDRASTGVYQDQGLPSLRDWLGTALTSPWQAVERLIPDEPAAISAAMVDLVDGCGCDLVLTTGGTGPARRDCTPEATLAVATKEMPGFGEQMRQISLRFVPTAILSRQVAVIRETAGHAALIINLPGQPKAIRETLEGLKDADGAVLAAGVFAAVPYCIDLIGGPYAETDPAVIKAFRPKSALRQPAARQ
- the infA gene encoding translation initiation factor IF-1, which encodes MAKEELIELNGIVDEVLPDSRYRVKLDNGIEVGAYASGRMRKHRIRILAGDRVTLEMSPYDLTKGRINFRHKDERSGPPSRPPQHRR
- a CDS encoding M23 family metallopeptidase; this encodes MSAAARLWRGAWLALALLAAQGAQAQGYISRKLSAPVPGGVAVVDLGQAAQAPEVTYRGRPVMVLREADGPWIAVVGIPLAARPGSEAISVRGSGGAVRSIAFDIGAKKYTAQHIKLKNQRQVTPNPDDLKRIERELAEQTDAYRIFRAGVTPSNVLLDRPVPGRLSSPFGLRRFFNGQERNPHSGLDFAVAAGTPIKAPAAGRVVLVGDYFFNGRTVFVDHGQGFISMFCHMSEIDVKVGDEVPRGGVVGKVGATGRATGPHLHWNISLNDARVDPAIFIGAFKP
- a CDS encoding inorganic phosphate transporter, with amino-acid sequence MLHLFSGLDLWVGLSLVLALTFVLAFEFINGFHDTANAVATVIYTKAMPPHLAVILSGIFNFLGVLLGGVGVAYAIVHLLPVELLINVDTGRGLAMVFAMLSAAIAWNLGTWYFGIPASSSHTLIGSILGVGMANALLTDISLAEGVNWGKAIDIGLSLVVSPVAGFMVAGGILLLLKRWLPLSKMHKTPEQRRAIDAKKHPPFWNRLVLVLSAMGVSFVHGSNDGQKGIGLIMLVLIGIVPAKFVLDVNSTTYQIDRTRDAASHLSAFYHRNEATLGEFLALSRGGNGADLPKTFRCDPKLTMPTIAALQDDLRGVTNYADLSADKRIDVRRYLLCLDDTAKKVARLEGLPARERADLQRLRGDLTTTTEYAPLWVIVAVALALGIGTMVGWRRVVLTVGEKIGKQGMTYAQGMAAQVTAVGAIGLANVFSLPVSTTHVLSSGVAGTMVANNSGLQGGTVRTILMAWVLTLPASMLLSAGLFWVGTLLAA
- a CDS encoding chaperone modulator CbpM — its product is MSKIVVTQATVIGKTRALSAEELAHACDAEVEWVARLVEVGIVPARGRQPAEWRFYSLDLRRAREARRLERDMGAGLDAAALILDLCQEVRQLKARLRALGEPPA